One Candidatus Culexarchaeum yellowstonense genomic region harbors:
- a CDS encoding S8 family serine peptidase translates to MYVASSSSTVPISFPDLVKVEPSLRRMLSRVGFSNSDFVNVIVKVKGGSMGKAMDSFSGISGVKVLGSMEILPFIALSVNIEGLRNVAVNPMVEAVYPIYNVSTCMIPPQNRRIIVGNVSYTADFKANQEYPFIGTYPTHLSEILNIVNATGLYGIGLNGSGVVVAVLDTGIRMDHPNLAGKVVGSVSFVPEDPNDYNGHGTFVAGIIASSGMTGSRGFASDYGRVTELQILPGNETGIAPELSY, encoded by the coding sequence TTGTATGTTGCTTCAAGTTCCAGTACTGTTCCCATAAGTTTCCCAGATCTAGTTAAGGTTGAACCTTCCCTTAGGAGGATGCTTAGTAGAGTTGGGTTTAGCAATTCTGATTTCGTTAATGTCATTGTGAAAGTTAAGGGTGGATCGATGGGTAAGGCTATGGATAGTTTTAGTGGGATTTCTGGGGTTAAAGTTCTAGGCTCAATGGAGATTCTACCATTCATAGCATTATCAGTTAATATTGAGGGATTAAGGAATGTAGCGGTGAACCCAATGGTTGAAGCAGTATACCCAATATATAATGTATCCACATGCATGATTCCACCCCAGAATAGGAGGATAATTGTTGGGAATGTGAGTTATACTGCTGATTTCAAGGCAAATCAAGAGTATCCATTCATCGGCACATACCCAACACATCTAAGTGAGATTTTAAATATCGTGAATGCCACGGGGCTTTATGGTATTGGTTTAAATGGTTCAGGCGTTGTTGTGGCTGTTCTGGATACAGGTATCCGCATGGATCATCCAAACCTTGCCGGTAAAGTTGTGGGCTCAGTGTCCTTTGTTCCAGAAGATCCAAATGATTATAATGGTCATGGAACATTCGTGGCTGGGATAATTGCCAGTAGCGGCATGACGGGTAGTAGGGGGTTTGCATCGGATTATGGACGTGTAACTGAGCTACAGATACTCCCTGGAAATGAAACTGGAATAGCCCCGGAGTTAAGCTACTAA
- a CDS encoding S8 family serine peptidase: MNSGGWGDSWSVMQGIDWAVRHGADVISMSLGGYPVVPPEWDPLCTAVEWATRMGVVVVVAAGNEGPGHFSVTSPSYMPSVISVGACYETDIPAFFSGRGPAPYWMWPKPDVMAPGVAVISTYAGFDGKYTTLFGGVSEGVYYCEGWGTSASAPVVSGVVALLLQAFRGASPEAIKAAIISGAKDMGFDETEQGAGIVNAYAAYEYLNSHLTSETVTVQPKYEHSLILEPDLGLLSIKGWLSGSRIALLVNDYYNDLWNLNSLYDLLRREGADISIFTYIGLDPNWLRGFNLVIAYNPRFFVNLTDLVLNSEVSLMVIGDDDLNCLNSYTNMFNVWWSPLAVGGRSTAILSHDATT, encoded by the coding sequence TTGAATAGTGGTGGTTGGGGTGATAGTTGGAGCGTAATGCAAGGTATTGATTGGGCTGTGCGTCACGGTGCAGACGTTATATCAATGAGTCTTGGCGGATACCCGGTGGTCCCACCGGAGTGGGATCCATTATGCACTGCTGTGGAGTGGGCTACTAGGATGGGTGTTGTTGTGGTTGTAGCTGCTGGTAATGAGGGGCCAGGGCACTTTTCAGTAACTTCCCCAAGCTATATGCCAAGCGTGATATCTGTGGGTGCATGCTATGAAACTGATATACCAGCATTCTTTAGTGGTAGGGGTCCTGCACCATACTGGATGTGGCCTAAACCAGACGTCATGGCTCCAGGAGTTGCAGTAATATCCACGTATGCAGGTTTCGATGGTAAGTATACTACGCTATTTGGAGGGGTATCTGAGGGTGTATATTACTGTGAGGGTTGGGGTACAAGTGCCTCTGCACCAGTGGTTAGTGGTGTGGTTGCATTACTGCTTCAGGCTTTCAGGGGTGCAAGTCCAGAGGCCATTAAAGCTGCAATCATTAGTGGAGCTAAGGACATGGGGTTCGATGAAACTGAGCAGGGGGCTGGAATTGTAAATGCCTATGCTGCTTATGAATATCTAAATTCACATTTGACCAGTGAGACCGTGACTGTTCAGCCAAAGTATGAGCATAGCTTAATCCTAGAACCAGATTTAGGGCTTTTAAGTATTAAGGGTTGGTTGAGTGGTTCGAGAATTGCATTGCTTGTTAACGATTACTACAATGATCTTTGGAATCTTAACTCTTTATATGACTTGTTGCGGAGGGAGGGTGCTGATATAAGTATTTTCACTTATATTGGGCTTGATCCGAATTGGTTAAGGGGCTTCAATCTAGTTATAGCGTATAATCCAAGGTTTTTTGTCAACTTGACTGATCTAGTCCTTAACAGTGAAGTTTCACTTATGGTTATAGGAGACGATGACCTCAACTGCCTTAACAGCTATACAAATATGTTTAATGTTTGGTGGAGTCCACTTGCCGTGGGCGGTAGGTCCACTGCAATTTTGAGTCATGATGCAACAACCTAA